The Rosa chinensis cultivar Old Blush chromosome 7, RchiOBHm-V2, whole genome shotgun sequence DNA segment tatgtcatataacatatatataacatactaATTGCacatgttttttattattaggtaAATATTACTTAGGGGACTGCGGATTCCCAAATCGACGTCGGTTCCTAGCTCCATTTCGAGGTACTCGATATCACCTCAAAGATTttggtggtgaaggaaatcatccTGTCAATGCAATTGAGTTATTCAATCTTCGCCATGCTTCCTTGAGGAACGTAATTGAGAGAATATTTGGAATATTTAAGTCGcgtttcacaatcttcaaatcAGCACCACCATTTTTATATAAGACACAAGCAGAACTAGTTTTGGCTTGTGCAGGACTGCACAATTTTCTTCGACAGGAATGTCGTTCAGATGAATTTCCTCCTGAACCAGAAGAAGATCCGATAGACAATCACGAAGATAATTTTGAATGGGATGATTTTCAAACCCAAGATCAGCAAAGAGAGAATGCTAATGAATGGAGAATGAGTATTGCTACTCATATGTGGACAGATGCCCAACCAAAtgccaacaatgaaaacaatgacaatcaagaaagtgaaaatgaggGAGAAGAATAAATCATATCATTATTTCAAAGACGTCTGCTTATTTGGCATGAAACTTCatcaatgtgttttttttttccttctcttttttggatatcttttggtttggttgattatatttggaggcttttcctttattttcttatatgtttgtttcatgACATTATTTGAGCTTCTCTGATTCCTACGCTAATGGTCATTAGTTAACATAGCTATGGCATCGTATTTTATTCTCTGACTAATAAACtagcttggtttttcttttttataagtaTTGTGAAATCTACATAAGTCATTCATATAAAGTCTAATCTGTgctaaaaatcaataaaagtcaatggtttttaaaaaatcaataaaagtctatgaactttttatagaatccatggacttttgaaaaagtctatcatttaaaaaaactctacacaaatccaaatacaatacacccccctacaTCAACAACTCAATAACTATAACTAGTCTTGAGAGTTAAACTCATGACTTCTCacttataaaaataaaacatatgTCAATAGACTAAATGGTACTGGGCGTTCCattaatattttaatttcattttttgtaagaaattaaaatatatcGATCGCATTCGAGTTAATCATATGAATGACACCATTAATTAGGGGAGAGGAGATCACATGTCCTAAATTTCCTATCACAACCCTATTTGACTAATAATTATTTGACATGTGTCATCCCCCCTGTTGAATTCATCTTACCAAACCAAAAACTCATCATCTTCCCTTCTTTTTGTAAAACCAAGCTTAACATTTCTACATATTCAAAGATTAATTTAAGGTTTCATTTGATTTAGATAAGGAATGTGGGTTTGGATAAGAGAAGACGAAGGATTTAGGGCATAAGCTTATGATTACACTAACAATTGTTTAAGAATCAAAATCTTCTAATTACCCTGAACTCTAAAATGTCTAATTTTACCCACCAAGTAATTAAATCCACTAATGAATAATTCCACCGGGCTTGAAACTTCGAAGATGATCAGAGAAAGTCTAAAAACAGGTGAAAGGAAACTGGAGCACGCAGAACATGTGTATCGAAAGGCTTACAGAATAAGCAAGCAAGCAGTGTAGATAACATATGCTTAATTAGTTTCCAGGAAATTTTCGATCTCTACCGATCGACTTTAGTAGTCTACAGATATACTCTTTTTCAGCAGGTCTCATGAAATGATCTTGCTGCTAGTCTACTACTCTACTAGCTAGTAGCTTCAGATTCTCTATTGGCGTCCAAGTTCAAACTCCTTAAACCCTAATTAATATGCTTTTCTGAACTGGCCTGGAGAAAATGGTCCCGCTCTAAAGCACAATTTGATATTAATTATTCTTGGGCCATCCTTATCGCATTTTGTTCCTCCTGTTTTGAATCTGTAGATCCCATTGGTCGTTTTTGAGATTCAGTCCCGCTTCACCCCAAAAGCTCTTGATTGTGTATGCCACATGTATTAGTTCCGAGTTGCCGACCTTTAGAAAATTCGTTGCTTGACTTTGACCTAGACCTAGACCTATGACCTAGTAAGATCTTCATAATTACCAAACTACCTAATTACAAAGAACCAATCTTCATCTTTCAACATTTGCAATTGGAACATATTATACATCGTGAACAGAAGAACCTCCTAAcatatttaataaattaaaaaaaaatcctccaaaattagCTATAGTTGATACCAAGTGATACTCATTAATAATTTCACTTTATACATCAAttcaatcaatcataaattgTCTATTGA contains these protein-coding regions:
- the LOC112177632 gene encoding protein ALP1-like, with the translated sequence MLATFLLVVGQNNRYSEARLIFERSHFAHHSLWLNLNPYIPPNIRESTRFYPYFKDCVGAIDGTHIPATVVGREVSRYRNRHGKISQNVLAACNFDLQFIYVISGWEGSAHDSKVLNDAISRRNGLKVPPGKYYLGDCGFPNRRRFLAPFRGTRYHLKDFGGEGNHPVNAIELFNLRHASLRNVIERIFGIFKSRFTIFKSAPPFLYKTQAELVLACAGLHNFLRQECRSDEFPPEPEEDPIDNHEDNFEWDDFQTQDQQRENANEWRMSIATHMWTDAQPNANNENNDNQESENEGEE